DNA sequence from the Tissierella sp. MB52-C2 genome:
ATCTTATAAAAAAAATGGAAGACCAGGAGGCTTGGGAGAATTATTTCATAAAAGTAATCCTAAGCACATGATGTTTATAAGTGGAATTATATATATAACTATATTAATCTTATTAGACATAAGATATATAATACCCCTTATAATTACATTTTTATTTGGAGAATATATGTCTTTTATATCTTATAAAAAAATAGATGGATTAACAGGAGATGTATATGGTGCAATTATAGAGTTAGGAGAGGCTATTTCTCTACTTAGCTTTTGGAGTGTGATGATATGGATATAATTATGATAAGACATGGAGAAACAGAAGATAATATAAGAAAGATATTTAGTAGAGATAATACTAGACTTACAGATAATGGTATACAACAAATTAAAAAAACTAAGGAACTACTAAAGCATTTTAACTACAATAAAATATACTATAGTCCCTTAACAAGAACTGTGGAAACTTTAGAAAATCTAGAGCTAGAAGGGATAGAAGAAGAAAGAATTAGAGAAATCAACTTTGGGATATTCACTGGAAAAACCTTTGAGGAAATATCAGAAATTTATCCTATGGAAAGTAAGGCTTGGGTAGAAGATTCAATTAATTATGCAATTCCTCAAGGGGAAAGCTTAATAGATGTATATAGTAGACTAAGTGAATTTTTAGAAGAGATTTCCAAAGAAGAAGAGAATATTTTATTGGTCTGCCATGATTGTATAATAAGACTTGCCTTATGTTGGATATTTGATAATCCCGATTATTTTTTTAGATTTAAAGTAGATAATGGAAGTATAAACATAATATCAATAGAAGATGGATTTAAATATATAAAAAAATTAAATTATAACTAAAAATATAAGAGACAGTTCTTCAATGTAGCATATGAAGGACTGTATTTTGTAAATAAGGAGAAATTATATTTTAATGGAAGGTGAACAAAATTATGGCAAAAATTCTAATAGTTGAAGACGATAAATCCATAAATGATTTAATAGCAATGAATCTTTCTGTTGTTGGATATGACTGTGAAAAGGTATTTGACGGCGATATGGCTGTAAAAATGATAAGGAATAATCAGTATGATTTAATACTATTGGATATTATGTTGCCAGGAGTCAGTGGTATTGATTTATTAAGATCAAATATAGGTGAAAATACTAAAGTAATTTTAATTACTGCAAAAAGTGGATTAAAGGATAAATTGGAGGCTTTTAATCTTGGAGCCTATGATTATATAGTAAAACCATTTGAAATGCTAGAGTTGATTGCTAGGGTAAAGGTTGCCTTAAAAGGCAGCCATACACAAGAAAATATAAAAATAAAAGATGTGGAGATTAGATTAAAAGAACATAAAGTCTTAAAATCTGGTAGAGAAGTTGAATTGACCATTTTAGAATATAATTTATTAGAAACACTTGTTATAAATAGGAATGTGGCTTTATCAAGGGAGAAACTATTAGAACTTGTTTGGGGCTATGATTTCACAGGTGATAGTAGAACAGTAGATGTACATATTATGAAATTACGTAAAAAGTTAGATTTTGAGGATGTTATAAAAACGGTTTATAAAATGGGTTATAGGCTTGAGGTAAGCCAATGAAAATAAAATATAAGTTGATTTTAGTTACTATATTAATGTTTATTATTACAATAAATATTATAGCGGGTATATCCATAAGTCAGTATAACTCCTTATTTATGGAAAGAGAATTGAATTCAGCAAAAAATGAAATGAATTTTATAATAAATAGCATTGAAAACTATGCAAAAGACTTGCAGGCAAGAGGCGGAACTTATAATAAGGATAGCTTAATTTCAATTATTGAAATTTATAAAAAATATTATATAACTCAAAATATCACTTTGGACCATAGTGAAGAAAATATTGAAGATAGTATATATCTAGATACAGAAGAAGGAAATATTGTAATTCAAAATAAATTCAATGAACCATTTGAAAGTATTTCCCTTATATTTAAGAAGAGTTTTCAGGATATTTATAACCTACAGAAAAGATGGA
Encoded proteins:
- a CDS encoding response regulator transcription factor, which produces MAKILIVEDDKSINDLIAMNLSVVGYDCEKVFDGDMAVKMIRNNQYDLILLDIMLPGVSGIDLLRSNIGENTKVILITAKSGLKDKLEAFNLGAYDYIVKPFEMLELIARVKVALKGSHTQENIKIKDVEIRLKEHKVLKSGREVELTILEYNLLETLVINRNVALSREKLLELVWGYDFTGDSRTVDVHIMKLRKKLDFEDVIKTVYKMGYRLEVSQ
- a CDS encoding histidine phosphatase family protein, which encodes MDIIMIRHGETEDNIRKIFSRDNTRLTDNGIQQIKKTKELLKHFNYNKIYYSPLTRTVETLENLELEGIEEERIREINFGIFTGKTFEEISEIYPMESKAWVEDSINYAIPQGESLIDVYSRLSEFLEEISKEEENILLVCHDCIIRLALCWIFDNPDYFFRFKVDNGSINIISIEDGFKYIKKLNYN